The segment AACGGGTTCTGGAACAAACAGGGATTCGAGGATAATCGGTTGACTGTCGTCACACAGAGTGTCCCCGGTGGTGGTGTTTTTTAGCCCAATGGTTGCCCCAAGATCTCCGGCTCGCAGTTCATCGACTTCGATGCGATCGTTCGATTTGAGGACGATCAGCCTCGCGAGCCGTTCTTTGGTATTTTTGGTGGAGTTATAAACATAACTGCCCTTTTGCAAGACCCCTGAATAGACTCGGATAAAGGTCAAACGTCCAAAGGGATCAGAGGCGATTTTAAAGGCTAAGGCGGAGAAGGGTTCCTCATCGGAGGCTTTTCTCACTTCTTCGCTGCCATCGGGCAATAATCCTTTAATGGGGGGGACTTCTAAGGGAGAGGGCAAGTAATCGACTACTGCATCGAGCAGCAATTGCACGCCTTTGTTTTTGAAGGCCGAACCACACAATAAAGGGACGATCGCCCGATTAACGGTTGCTTGGCGCAGTCCCTGTTTAATCTCGGCTTCGCTTAAGTCTTCGCCTTCTAAATATTTTTCTAAGAGATCTTCGTTATATTCGGCTACGGCTTCAATCAGTTTAGACCGATAGTCGAGGGCTTGTTCTAAGAGGTCTTCGGGAACCTCTGTTTCTTCGATCTTTTCGCCGAGATCGTCTTGATAGATTTTCGCCCGCATTCGGACTAAGTCCACGATGCCATGGAAGTCGCTTTCGCTGCCAATGGGGATTTGAATCGGCACAGCATTGGCTCTCAGGCGATCGCGGATCTGTTCGTGTACCCGATCAAAGTTCGCTCCAGTGCGATCCATTTTGTTAACAAAGGCAATGCGAGGGACTTCATAGCGATCGGCCTGTCGCCAGACGGTTTCAGATTGGGGCTGAACACCTCCCACGGAACAAAATACGGCAATGACCCCATCTAATACCCGCATAGACCGTTCAACTTCGATGGTGAAGTCAACGTGACCGGGGGTGTCGATGATGTTAATGCGATGGTCAAGCCAACTGGTACTGATGGCCGCAGCCGTGATGGTAATTCCCCGTTCCTGCTCTTGAGCCATCCAGTCCATGGTGGCAGTACCTTCATGGACTTCTCCGAGTTTATGGGCGATTCCTGTATAGAAGAGGATTCGTTCGGTTGTTGTTGTCTTACCCGCATCAATATGTGCTGCGATGCCGATATTTCGTACCCTCTCCAGTGGGATAGTACGTGCCACAGCTACCTCCTTTGCTTTGCCTGGTTAGTGCCGTTATTGCTTAATCCTAATGGGTTGTCACTATTTACAATTCTATACTTGATAGTTATGGGAATGGGGGAACCCTTGCTTTGTCGTCTAATAGCGATAGTGGGCAAAGGCTTTGTTGGCTTCGGCCATGCGGTGGGTTTCGTCCCGTTTTTTCATTGCTCCGCCAGTTTCGTTGGCTGCGTCCATAATTTCGTTGGCTAATTTGCTGGACATGGTACGACCGCCTCGAATACGGGCATAATGGACTAACCAGCGCAGGGCTAGGGTGGTTCCCCGTGAGGAACGGACTTCCATGGGCACCTGATAGGTTGCTCCCCCAACCCGACGCGCTTTGACTTCCACTAAGGGCGTGAGGTTTTTAATGGCTTTTTCAAAGACTTCTAGGGGATCACTGCCAGTTTTTTCGCCAATGGAGGTTAGGGCATCATACATAATTCCGGCGGCAACGGATTTTTTGCCGCTTTTCATGACGCGACGGATGGTCATGCTGATTAATCGGCTATTGTAAACCGGATCAGGGGGAACGGGTCGTCTTTTAATGTTTCCTCGACGAGACATGGTTAGCTTTTTCCTCTTACGCTTAAAATTTTGTTCATAGTTTTTCCCTTGACTTTTTAATTAATTTATGCTAGGGAAAGGACTCGTTATTTATGGCCTTACATAGTTTAACATTGCCTTTAGATCAATTTCTCTTAAAGAAAATCTAAGATCTTTGAAGGCAACCTGGGGTCAATCTGTCACATTGGGTTATTGAGTTACAGCAAACAAGTTATTTGACTAAATTGTGGCTGATTAATCACAAATAAATACCCTGAATTTTTCCTATGCTTTTTTAGGCCGTTTGGTTCCATATTTCGACCGTCCTTGTTTACGATCTTTGACTCCTTGGGCATCTAGGGTTCCTCGGATAATATGGTAGCGGACTCCGGGTAAGTCTTTGACCCGACCTCCGCGAATGAGGACGACGGAGTGTTCTTGTAGGTTATGCCCAATTCCAGGGATATAGGCAGTGACTTCAAAACCAGAGGTCAGACGAACCCTGGCAACTTTTCTTAACGCTGAGTTGGGTTTTTTCGGGGTGGTGGTGTATACCCTAGTACAAACCCCTCGACGTTGGGGACATTGTTTGAGTGCTGGTGATTTTGTTTTCTTTTTGAGTTTCGAGCGTTCGCTCCGAATCAGTTGTTGAATAGTGGGCATGGGTAAATGTTCGTCAGGGTCACAACTAACCCCCAATGATGAGTACAATCGTTGACAAATTACCATAGTACCTTTATAGGAGATACTCTGTCAACTGTTAAATTTCTACTCAAAATCAGTTCTATCGCTGGAGAAGGCAATGGGCAATAGGCAACGGTCAATAGAGAAGGAATACAGTAATTTTTAGGCAAAATTTAAGGGGTGTTGGCAAAGGATAACCCACAGCTACAAGGGTTGACAATTTGGGGGTTGTGGAAGCGAAACCCTCCTCCCATTAAGTCTTCGGCATAGTCTAGACGCAATTGTTCACAATGGGGGAGACTGGGTTCGTCAATGACTAGGGCAATGCCGTTGAGTTGATAAAGGCGATCGCTCTCTAATTTCGTGTCACATAGTTCAAGGTCATAGTATAGTCCAGAACAGCCTCCTTTTTTAACAGTTAGACGAAAATAGCTGTCAAGTTTTCGGCGACTAGACTGCATTCGTTTAATTTCTTTGATGGCTGCGGGGGTTAGTTCAATCATAGTACACTGGTTTTCATTCGGCTGAACCCAAGCTTCAGTCATGATAGCATTTTGGCACCTCTCAGACTTGATTTATTTCTATCTTCAGACCACTGTGGTTCAGAGAATAATAAACATAATTAATTGAAAATCTATCAAAAATTTTCATGAAATTTTCATTTCTGTTTGAAAAGGTAGTAATAACTTAATTCAGTTTATTTAAACCATTGTTTTTACCAGCTATGCGTTACCAAAACAAACCCTTACTAGAAGCTCTACTAATTACGACGCTTCTGTTGTCTGTACCAAAAGTTGCTATATCCCATGTAGGCCATGGAGATGAATTTCAAGCAACAGGAGGCATCGAACGAGTACAGGTAAACCCCGAAACCGATCAGATGTTGGGTATTGTTGTCACCCCCATTGATCAAGCCGTCACGAATAGAGGGGGAGTCATGATTCCTATTACCGCCCTGGTAGATGCAGGCGGGAAAAAGCTTGTTTTTGTACAGTATGGTGATTTTTATGAACCTGTAGAAGTGACCACAGGGGCAACCCAAGGCGAACTGATTCAAGTAACAAAAGAATTGTCAGTTGGGGAAAAACTTGTCACTCAGGGTAGTTTGTCTCTTTATGCAGAGTCTCGTAAAACCAAAACGGCTGAAACTGAGCTAAATTCAGAACCTATGATAACGTCCGAACCCGATCAAACTCACGCTCAGGCAGATGCTCAAGGAACCCCTCATAGTCATGATAGTGCTGGCAATATGCTTAAAGAGTCCGAGCAAGCAACACAAGAGAAATCAGGTGATTTTCCCCGAATAGGAATTATAGCTGCTATTGGTGGCGGAGCCGTACTGCTAGTCGGAGGAGCAATTGTGCTCGTTGGAGGCTCGATGATCTTTAGCAGTGGCGGTAGCAGAAACAAAAGCTCTTTTACCAACAAAAGATAAAAACTCATCAAATACAGGTTTAGCAACACAGAGCTTTTGATTGATCAGGTTCTCTGCTTTGCTGTTGCTTTCCTAATTTTCAGGATTAATGATGTTCATTGACTGAACTTAATTTAACAATGCTTAACTCAATTCTCAATCAAATTCTCAAAAATTCTATTACCCAACGCTGGCTAATCGTTGTGGGGGCTATTTTAGTGACGGTGTGGGGTGTTTTTAGTGTTACCCAGATGCCCCTAGATGTCTTTCCTGAATTTGCTCCCCCTCAAGTGGATATTCAAACGGAAGTCCCCGGACTGGCCCCAGAAGAAGTCGAATCCCAGATTACGGTTCCTATTGAAAGTGCCGTCAATGGCTTACCAGGGGTAACAACGGTCAGATCCTCGTCTAAAGTGGGATTATCAATGGTGCAAGTCGTCTTTGAGCAAGATGCAGACATTTTTAAAGCGCGACAATCGGTCACAGAACGATTACAACAAATTACCAGTCAATTTCCCGAAGTGACTCATCCCCCCGAAATTTCGCCGTTAGTCTCCCCGTTAGGCACTATTTTACAATACGCTTTCACCGTTAACGGCAAGGGACAAACCTCCCTAATGGATTTACGTCGTTTGGTGGAAGTGACCCTCAGTAATCAGATTCTCTGTGTCCCAGGTGTCTCTCAAGTAACGATTTATGGGGGAGATGAACGCCAAGAACAGGTATTAGTAGATCCCACCAAGCTAAGAACCCTTAAAGTTTCCCTCACAGAAGTCACCGAAGCTGCTAGAGGAGCCAATTCTAATGCGCCAGGGGGCTTTTTGATTGGGGGTGGCCAAGAACTGTTGATTCGTGGCATCGGACAAGTAAAATCCATTGAAGATTTACAGCAATCTGTGGTCAAAGTTCAAAATAACCAGCCTATTTTGCTCAAAGATCTCGCAGAAGTCACAACAGGGTCAGCCCTTAAACGGGGGGATGCCAGCTTTAACGGACAACCTGCGGTGGTGCTGATGATTAATAAACAGCCCGATGTGGATACTCCCACCGTCACTAAAGCAGTTGAAGCGGTCATGCAATCGTTACAGCCGACCTTTCCCCCTGATATTCAGGTCGCACAGACGTTTCGTCAGGCCAACTTCATTGATGCTGCTATTCGCAACGTCAGCAGTTCTTTACTTGAAGGCATCATCATCGTTTCGGCGATCATGTTGCTATTTTTGATGAATTGGCGCACTGCTCTAATTACCCTAAGCGCGATTCCCTTATCTTTGTTGATAGGGGTAATGTGGATGAAAAGCTTTGGTTTAGGCATTAATACCATGACTTTAGGCGGCTTGGTGGTTGCTCTAGGAGGATTTGTGGATGACTCGATTGTGTATATGGAAAACTGTTATCGCAAACTCCGAGAAAATCAAGCCCAAGGTCATCACATCCAGCCTTTTAAGGTAGTGTTTGACGCATTTGTCGAAGTGCGATTAGCGGTCGTTTTTTCTACCGTGATTATTATTGTGGTATTTGCCCCAATTTTCAGTTTAACGGGTGTTGAAGGCAATATTTTTGCCCCGATGGGTTGGGCTTATTTGCTCTCCATTGCGGCTTCTTTATTTGTGGCCATGACCCTGACCCCTGCTTTATGTGCGATTTTGCTGGCTAATCAAACCCTACCCGCAGAAGCGACTTTCTTTTCACGATTAGCAAAACGACTGTATCGTCCTTTCTTGAGACTATCCCTGCGATCGCCGCAAATTATTCTCGCCTTAGCCCTTGCCTCTTTGGTCGCTGCTTTTGCTCTCGTTCCCGCCCTTGGACGGGTATTTTTACCAGAATTTCAAGAAAAATCAATGGTCAATTCGATGGTTTTGTTTCCTGGGGTTTCCCTAGATATGACCAATCGGGCGGGCATAGCTCTTTCTAAGTCCCTCAAGGATAATCCTTT is part of the Rippkaea orientalis PCC 8801 genome and harbors:
- the fusA gene encoding elongation factor G; this translates as MARTIPLERVRNIGIAAHIDAGKTTTTERILFYTGIAHKLGEVHEGTATMDWMAQEQERGITITAAAISTSWLDHRINIIDTPGHVDFTIEVERSMRVLDGVIAVFCSVGGVQPQSETVWRQADRYEVPRIAFVNKMDRTGANFDRVHEQIRDRLRANAVPIQIPIGSESDFHGIVDLVRMRAKIYQDDLGEKIEETEVPEDLLEQALDYRSKLIEAVAEYNEDLLEKYLEGEDLSEAEIKQGLRQATVNRAIVPLLCGSAFKNKGVQLLLDAVVDYLPSPLEVPPIKGLLPDGSEEVRKASDEEPFSALAFKIASDPFGRLTFIRVYSGVLQKGSYVYNSTKNTKERLARLIVLKSNDRIEVDELRAGDLGATIGLKNTTTGDTLCDDSQPIILESLFVPEPVISVAVEPKTKQDMEKLSKALQALSDEDPTFRVSINPETNQTVIAGMGELHLEILVDRMLREYKVEASVGKPQVAYRETIRKSCDAEGKYIRQSGGKGQYGHVVIHLEPGDPGSGFEFVSKIVGGVIPKEYIAPVEQGIKECCESGVIAGYPVIDVKVTLLDGSYHDVDSSEMAFKIAGSMALRNAVTNASPVVLEPMMKVEVEVPEDFLGDVIGDLNARRGNIEGMVSEDGLAKVSAKVPLAEMFGYATDIRSKTQGRGIFSMEFSHYAEVPRNVAEAIIAKNTGNA
- the rpsG gene encoding 30S ribosomal protein S7, which gives rise to MSRRGNIKRRPVPPDPVYNSRLISMTIRRVMKSGKKSVAAGIMYDALTSIGEKTGSDPLEVFEKAIKNLTPLVEVKARRVGGATYQVPMEVRSSRGTTLALRWLVHYARIRGGRTMSSKLANEIMDAANETGGAMKKRDETHRMAEANKAFAHYRY
- the rpsL gene encoding 30S ribosomal protein S12, with translation MPTIQQLIRSERSKLKKKTKSPALKQCPQRRGVCTRVYTTTPKKPNSALRKVARVRLTSGFEVTAYIPGIGHNLQEHSVVLIRGGRVKDLPGVRYHIIRGTLDAQGVKDRKQGRSKYGTKRPKKA
- a CDS encoding HesB/IscA family protein: MIELTPAAIKEIKRMQSSRRKLDSYFRLTVKKGGCSGLYYDLELCDTKLESDRLYQLNGIALVIDEPSLPHCEQLRLDYAEDLMGGGFRFHNPQIVNPCSCGLSFANTP
- a CDS encoding cobalt transporter, translating into MRYQNKPLLEALLITTLLLSVPKVAISHVGHGDEFQATGGIERVQVNPETDQMLGIVVTPIDQAVTNRGGVMIPITALVDAGGKKLVFVQYGDFYEPVEVTTGATQGELIQVTKELSVGEKLVTQGSLSLYAESRKTKTAETELNSEPMITSEPDQTHAQADAQGTPHSHDSAGNMLKESEQATQEKSGDFPRIGIIAAIGGGAVLLVGGAIVLVGGSMIFSSGGSRNKSSFTNKR
- a CDS encoding CusA/CzcA family heavy metal efflux RND transporter; protein product: MLNSILNQILKNSITQRWLIVVGAILVTVWGVFSVTQMPLDVFPEFAPPQVDIQTEVPGLAPEEVESQITVPIESAVNGLPGVTTVRSSSKVGLSMVQVVFEQDADIFKARQSVTERLQQITSQFPEVTHPPEISPLVSPLGTILQYAFTVNGKGQTSLMDLRRLVEVTLSNQILCVPGVSQVTIYGGDERQEQVLVDPTKLRTLKVSLTEVTEAARGANSNAPGGFLIGGGQELLIRGIGQVKSIEDLQQSVVKVQNNQPILLKDLAEVTTGSALKRGDASFNGQPAVVLMINKQPDVDTPTVTKAVEAVMQSLQPTFPPDIQVAQTFRQANFIDAAIRNVSSSLLEGIIIVSAIMLLFLMNWRTALITLSAIPLSLLIGVMWMKSFGLGINTMTLGGLVVALGGFVDDSIVYMENCYRKLRENQAQGHHIQPFKVVFDAFVEVRLAVVFSTVIIIVVFAPIFSLTGVEGNIFAPMGWAYLLSIAASLFVAMTLTPALCAILLANQTLPAEATFFSRLAKRLYRPFLRLSLRSPQIILALALASLVAAFALVPALGRVFLPEFQEKSMVNSMVLFPGVSLDMTNRAGIALSKSLKDNPLFDWVQLRVGRAPGDADGAGVNMAHVDVELSDLAMKDREASLQQLREAFLKLPGVAPNIGGFISHRMDEVLSGVRSAIAVKIFGPDLIELRKVGEQVRDAIKPIEGVVDLQLEPQLPIRQVQIHYDRTAAANYGLTMEAISDVVETALNGQVVSQVPEDQQLINITVGLPESARNSLDAIGSIPLSTPTGQIIPLSRVAKVDYGMGANVVNREDVSRLIVVSANVAERDLGSVVGDIQATIRQKVQLPKGYFIKYGGQFEAEQNATNNLLIYSILAAIVIAILMFFSVKSLPATIAIMLNLPLALVGGIVSIMLSGGVISVASLVGFITLFGVAVRNGLLLVDNYNNKFALGMPLKEVIVKGSLERIDAILMTALTSALGTLPLVLSSGSGNEILQPLAIVVLGGLFTSTALTLLVIPALYAKFGKWLMPKQTPTHHQSPFHRNEEPDVLVKSQF